In Microbacterium esteraromaticum, the following proteins share a genomic window:
- the ftsE gene encoding cell division ATP-binding protein FtsE → MIRFENVTKRYRGTTRPALSEVDFDVEAGEFVFLVGASGSGKSTCLRLILREDVPTSGRVAVLGRDLRSLANRKVPYFRRHIGSVFQDFRLLPSKTVAQNVAFSLQVIGSSRGFIQQAVPEALALVGLDGKAKRMPHELSGGEQQRVAIARAIVNRPKVLLADEPTGNLDPATSVGIMQLLTRINAGGTTVVMATHEAAFVDQMQRRVIELKNGEMVRDEVGGGYGDTSSIPRLTPEAVPGAAAAAALTAVQEVQRETITAATVTTPPVETASAPTSGPDARHPVEPADQQPPAVPTPAEEPATVGPRTNPIVIPEVEVAELGMADRLGLSGDDDEEVGPTS, encoded by the coding sequence ATGATCCGGTTCGAGAACGTCACCAAACGCTACCGCGGCACCACACGACCCGCTCTGTCAGAAGTCGACTTCGACGTCGAGGCGGGCGAGTTCGTCTTCCTCGTCGGGGCTTCGGGCTCTGGAAAGTCGACCTGCCTGCGGCTGATCCTTCGCGAAGATGTCCCCACCAGCGGCCGGGTCGCCGTGCTCGGGCGCGACCTGCGCTCGCTCGCGAACCGCAAGGTGCCCTACTTCCGCCGGCACATCGGATCGGTGTTCCAGGACTTCCGCCTGCTGCCATCGAAGACCGTGGCGCAGAACGTCGCCTTCTCGCTGCAGGTGATCGGCTCGTCGCGCGGGTTCATCCAGCAGGCCGTGCCCGAGGCGCTGGCCCTCGTGGGCCTCGACGGCAAGGCCAAGCGGATGCCGCACGAGCTCTCGGGTGGTGAGCAGCAGCGTGTCGCGATCGCGCGCGCCATCGTCAACCGTCCGAAGGTGCTGCTCGCCGACGAGCCCACCGGAAACCTCGACCCCGCGACCTCGGTGGGCATCATGCAGCTGCTCACCCGCATCAACGCGGGCGGCACGACCGTCGTCATGGCGACGCACGAGGCGGCCTTCGTCGACCAGATGCAGCGCCGCGTCATCGAGCTGAAGAACGGCGAGATGGTGCGCGACGAGGTCGGCGGCGGATACGGCGACACCTCCAGCATCCCCCGCCTCACCCCCGAAGCGGTGCCGGGTGCTGCCGCCGCGGCCGCCCTCACCGCCGTGCAGGAGGTGCAGCGCGAGACGATCACCGCGGCCACCGTCACGACGCCTCCTGTCGAGACGGCGTCGGCGCCGACATCGGGTCCGGATGCCCGGCATCCGGTAGAACCAGCCGACCAGCAACCGCCGGCGGTGCCCACACCGGCCGAGGAACCGGCGACCGTCGGTCCTCGAACCAACCCGATCGTGATCCCGGAGGTGGAGGTCGCCGAACTCGGCATGGCCGACCGTCTCGGCCTCTCGGGTGACGACGACGAGGAAGTGGGCCCGACCTCATGA
- a CDS encoding bifunctional DNA primase/polymerase has product MTVPVGAALRLARAGWRVVPLNGKKPFLPGWMEEATTDRDTIKGWWAEQDFNVGAVIPLNHVVIDIDPHNGGSLEALEDLAGVKMPPTLSILSGRGDGSVHLHYLRPFPKTTKVRMPAGIDVLTRAQVVMPPSVHPDTGKRYRWGDDVPVARLPLEVVRLIRPKVHITRGAGNGRDVSALIAYVRRQEKGQRHDAYHWAVRRAVEQGAPERQMNRLIEAAEDLGFTPQEARRIVESVRKASA; this is encoded by the coding sequence ATGACGGTCCCGGTAGGCGCTGCTCTGCGACTGGCCCGTGCGGGCTGGCGCGTGGTCCCACTCAACGGCAAGAAGCCCTTCCTCCCCGGCTGGATGGAAGAGGCCACCACCGACCGCGACACGATCAAGGGCTGGTGGGCCGAGCAGGACTTCAACGTCGGCGCGGTCATCCCGCTCAACCACGTCGTGATCGACATCGACCCGCACAACGGTGGCTCTCTCGAAGCTCTGGAAGACCTGGCCGGGGTCAAGATGCCACCTACGCTTTCGATCCTGTCCGGCCGGGGAGACGGCTCGGTGCATCTTCACTACCTCCGCCCGTTCCCGAAGACGACCAAGGTGCGCATGCCCGCTGGCATCGACGTGCTCACGCGCGCACAGGTGGTCATGCCGCCGAGCGTGCACCCCGACACCGGCAAGCGCTACCGCTGGGGTGACGACGTACCCGTGGCACGACTCCCCCTTGAGGTTGTCCGCCTCATCCGACCGAAGGTGCACATCACTCGCGGAGCCGGGAACGGTCGGGACGTCAGTGCGCTGATCGCCTACGTGCGTCGGCAGGAGAAGGGCCAGCGGCACGACGCCTATCACTGGGCAGTTCGCAGGGCTGTGGAGCAGGGGGCACCCGAGCGTCAGATGAACCGGCTCATCGAGGCCGCAGAGGATCTCGGCTTCACGCCGCAGGAGGCTCGCCGCATCGTCGAGTCCGTGAGAAAGGCATCAGCATGA
- a CDS encoding TadE family protein → MHPSNRSERSESLIGDERGSAALEFMVAGVLMLVPLAYLVLVLGAVQEQTLGAEAAARHTARVIGQAPDADTATERGDAVLAGIVREYGMDADAVGVRITCRPAARECPTAGATVIVTVRTQVSLPFLPPIFGLDELTAIPVEAQSAQKVSRQWGSG, encoded by the coding sequence GTGCACCCGTCGAATCGTTCGGAGAGGAGTGAATCGCTGATCGGCGATGAGAGGGGCTCCGCGGCTCTCGAGTTCATGGTGGCAGGCGTGCTCATGCTGGTTCCGCTCGCCTACCTCGTGCTCGTGCTGGGCGCGGTGCAGGAGCAGACGCTCGGCGCCGAGGCCGCTGCTCGTCACACCGCGCGAGTGATCGGTCAGGCGCCGGATGCCGACACCGCGACCGAGCGAGGTGACGCGGTGCTGGCGGGGATCGTCCGCGAGTACGGGATGGATGCGGATGCCGTCGGCGTGAGGATCACCTGCCGGCCGGCCGCCCGGGAGTGCCCGACGGCCGGCGCCACCGTGATCGTCACCGTGCGCACGCAGGTGTCGCTGCCCTTTCTGCCGCCGATCTTCGGACTGGACGAGCTGACGGCGATCCCCGTCGAGGCGCAGTCGGCGCAGAAGGTGTCGCGTCAGTGGGGAAGCGGATGA
- a CDS encoding MFS transporter has product MVYAPTVLFSLGEGAVIPLIPVIATRLGADVSLAALVASALVIGQLCGNLPAGALVAKIGERFTMVVAGALSIAAGVVMLLADALALFAVSVFVLGFCAAAFGLARHAFMTTRVPPRFRARALSLLGGSFRFGVFIGPFVAAALIQLTGSEQSTIWALIVCCAAIVPLVLFGPDPEKSSPVLLKPTGAAVAEDSGEVVTGSIPTRDRYGVLATISYYRGVLMRLGTAAAALSAVRSARQVIVPLWGVSLGLDASTIAIVVGVSGAIDFALFYASGQVMDRFGRIWAALPAMLLMGVGLIALSLTHDLDQASMWYALMAAVLGLGNGLSSGILLTYGADLAPETDPATFLGAWRTLTDAGGAAAPVVIASIVALASLPLATGMMGGVALLGAAGFAVWTPRFLPRHDD; this is encoded by the coding sequence ATGGTCTACGCGCCCACCGTGCTCTTCTCGCTCGGCGAGGGCGCCGTGATCCCGCTCATCCCGGTGATCGCCACCCGGCTCGGCGCCGACGTCTCGCTCGCCGCCCTCGTGGCATCGGCCCTCGTGATCGGTCAGCTGTGCGGCAATCTGCCCGCCGGCGCGCTGGTCGCGAAGATCGGCGAGCGCTTCACGATGGTCGTGGCCGGCGCGCTGTCGATCGCGGCCGGTGTCGTGATGCTGCTGGCCGACGCTCTTGCGCTGTTCGCCGTCTCGGTGTTCGTGCTCGGCTTCTGCGCCGCCGCGTTCGGCCTGGCGAGGCACGCGTTCATGACCACCAGGGTGCCACCGCGGTTCCGCGCGCGGGCCCTGTCGCTGCTGGGCGGAAGCTTCCGCTTCGGCGTGTTCATCGGGCCGTTCGTCGCGGCGGCGCTGATCCAGCTGACCGGATCCGAGCAGTCGACGATCTGGGCGCTGATCGTGTGCTGTGCGGCGATCGTGCCGCTGGTGCTGTTCGGCCCCGACCCCGAGAAGAGCAGTCCCGTGCTGCTGAAGCCGACCGGTGCCGCGGTCGCCGAGGATTCGGGAGAGGTGGTCACCGGATCCATCCCGACCCGTGACCGGTATGGCGTGCTCGCCACCATCTCGTATTACCGCGGGGTGCTGATGCGTCTCGGCACCGCGGCGGCGGCGCTGTCGGCCGTGCGCTCTGCGCGCCAGGTCATCGTGCCGCTGTGGGGTGTGTCGCTGGGGCTCGATGCGAGCACGATCGCGATCGTCGTGGGTGTCTCGGGCGCGATCGACTTCGCGCTGTTCTACGCGAGCGGTCAGGTGATGGACCGCTTCGGTCGCATCTGGGCGGCGCTGCCGGCCATGCTGCTCATGGGCGTCGGGCTGATCGCCCTCTCCCTCACCCACGATCTCGATCAGGCGTCGATGTGGTACGCGCTGATGGCCGCTGTGCTGGGCCTGGGCAACGGCCTGTCGAGCGGCATCCTGCTCACCTACGGCGCCGATCTCGCGCCCGAGACCGATCCCGCGACCTTCCTCGGCGCGTGGCGGACGCTGACGGATGCCGGCGGCGCGGCGGCCCCGGTGGTGATCGCATCGATCGTGGCCCTGGCCTCGCTGCCGCTCGCTACCGGCATGATGGGCGGCGTGGCGCTGCTGGGCGCGGCGGGCTTCGCCGTGTGGACGCCGCGTTTCCTGCCGCGGCACGACGACTGA
- a CDS encoding ATP-binding protein — protein MTSAPSSRSGAPKKRPVRKPKPASGDGTLTPEEKALIAQKDYEEAVEERVRSIQIGEEAKRRLAEEKAGALEIPKLETLDRFLRRKMPPQKYLIDGLWQADGNVLLAAQSKGGKTTIVGNLARSLVDGDPFMDHFEVVETRTVALLDFEMSEHMLQDWMREQSIRNRRNMALVPMRGRAGAFRITDDATRALWARIIEDAGAEVLILDPLRPIIDAIGLKESNELGEFLQAFAALKVEAGISEGLIVHHYGHGAQRASGDSRLLGWPDAIWNGTLQEVNDPTSIHYFQAYGRDVNIPRGVVLMDDFKRLEFKTDVPEESKTVLYDRLVEWLKKQKELDMEAVAKGEEIDGNEPGERRSSQIINAGIKGITKHTAAEELKKATKAERVVLRDEGNGKSKWYSLPTS, from the coding sequence ATGACCTCCGCACCGTCTAGCCGCAGTGGCGCTCCCAAGAAGCGTCCTGTCCGGAAGCCGAAACCTGCCTCGGGAGATGGCACCCTCACGCCGGAAGAGAAGGCGCTGATCGCGCAGAAGGACTACGAGGAGGCCGTCGAGGAACGGGTGCGCTCGATCCAGATCGGGGAGGAGGCTAAGCGTCGCCTGGCCGAGGAGAAGGCGGGCGCGCTGGAGATTCCGAAGCTGGAGACGCTGGATCGGTTCCTGCGCCGCAAGATGCCTCCGCAGAAGTACCTGATCGACGGCCTGTGGCAGGCGGACGGCAACGTCCTACTCGCAGCACAGAGCAAGGGTGGCAAGACGACCATCGTCGGCAACCTTGCCCGCTCGCTCGTTGACGGCGACCCGTTCATGGATCACTTCGAAGTGGTCGAGACACGGACGGTAGCGCTGCTCGACTTCGAGATGTCGGAGCACATGCTCCAGGACTGGATGCGGGAGCAGAGCATCCGCAACAGGCGCAACATGGCGCTCGTACCCATGCGGGGCAGGGCTGGTGCTTTCCGGATCACCGACGACGCCACACGGGCGCTGTGGGCGCGGATCATCGAGGACGCCGGTGCCGAGGTACTCATCTTGGACCCGCTGCGACCAATCATCGACGCGATCGGACTCAAGGAATCGAACGAGCTGGGTGAGTTCCTCCAGGCGTTCGCAGCGCTCAAGGTCGAGGCGGGCATCAGCGAGGGGCTGATCGTGCACCACTACGGCCATGGTGCTCAGCGCGCCTCCGGTGATAGCCGCCTGTTGGGGTGGCCCGATGCCATCTGGAACGGAACCCTGCAGGAGGTCAACGACCCCACATCGATCCACTACTTCCAGGCGTACGGCCGTGACGTGAACATCCCCCGAGGTGTGGTCCTGATGGACGACTTCAAGCGCCTGGAGTTCAAGACGGACGTACCCGAGGAGAGCAAGACGGTCCTCTACGACCGGCTGGTCGAGTGGCTCAAAAAGCAGAAGGAACTGGACATGGAGGCAGTCGCCAAGGGCGAGGAAATCGACGGCAACGAACCCGGCGAACGCAGGTCGTCTCAGATCATCAACGCGGGCATCAAGGGCATCACCAAACACACGGCAGCCGAGGAGCTCAAGAAAGCGACCAAGGCCGAGCGCGTGGTTCTGCGTGACGAAGGAAACGGGAAGTCGAAATGGTACTCACTGCCTACCTCCTGA
- a CDS encoding TadE/TadG family type IV pilus assembly protein — MHARSLDDDDRGSSPVEFVLVGALLTALTLAVLQVALAVYVRNVVHDAAVEGAHYAALADTSLEEGASRTKAVIIRAVGADYADDIAVGEDDSLGYPCVTVRVRTALPVLGLVGVPYGMEVEARAPVESFGEE; from the coding sequence ATGCACGCGCGATCACTCGACGACGATGACCGGGGCTCGAGTCCCGTCGAGTTCGTGCTGGTCGGCGCGCTGCTGACCGCCCTGACCCTCGCGGTGCTGCAGGTGGCCCTCGCCGTGTACGTCCGCAACGTCGTGCACGACGCGGCGGTCGAAGGAGCGCACTATGCCGCGCTCGCAGACACGTCCCTCGAGGAGGGCGCATCGCGCACGAAGGCGGTGATCATCCGTGCGGTCGGCGCGGACTATGCCGACGACATCGCGGTGGGTGAAGACGACAGCCTCGGATATCCCTGCGTGACGGTGCGAGTGCGCACGGCCCTCCCCGTGCTGGGGCTCGTCGGCGTGCCGTATGGAATGGAGGTGGAAGCCCGTGCACCCGTCGAATCGTTCGGAGAGGAGTGA
- the prfB gene encoding peptide chain release factor 2, producing the protein MFELDLSADIQALRHTFGDIREVVDVDSLREDIARLSEEAGAPDLWDDPEKAQKVTSALSHKQADLKRVTEVERRLDDLDVLVELANEMQDEDSAAEARAELESLTQTINQLEVQTLLDGEYDERNAIITIRSGAGGDDATDFAEMLMRMYLRWAEQHGYPVKVLDTSYAEGAGIKSATFEVTAPYAFGTLSVEAGTHRLARISPFGSADKRQTSFAAVEVIPLMEEATEVEIPENDIRVDVFRSSGPGGQSVNTTDSAVRLTHLPTGIVVSMQNEKSQIQNRAAAMRVLQTRLLLLQKEEEAAKKKELAGNITASWGDQMRSYFLYGQQLVKDLRTGHESGNPASVFDGDLDDFISAGIRWRKRKEED; encoded by the coding sequence ATGTTCGAACTCGATCTCTCCGCCGACATACAGGCCCTGCGACACACCTTCGGCGACATCCGCGAGGTCGTCGACGTCGATTCTCTGCGCGAAGACATCGCGCGACTCAGCGAGGAAGCGGGCGCCCCCGACCTCTGGGACGACCCCGAGAAGGCGCAGAAGGTCACGAGCGCGCTCAGCCACAAGCAGGCTGACCTCAAGCGCGTCACCGAGGTCGAGCGCCGTCTCGACGACCTCGACGTTCTCGTCGAGCTCGCGAACGAGATGCAGGACGAGGACTCCGCTGCCGAAGCGCGCGCTGAGCTCGAATCGCTGACCCAGACCATCAACCAGCTCGAAGTGCAGACGCTGCTCGACGGCGAATACGACGAGCGCAACGCGATCATCACGATCCGCTCGGGCGCAGGCGGCGACGACGCCACCGACTTCGCCGAGATGCTCATGCGCATGTACCTGCGCTGGGCCGAGCAGCACGGCTACCCCGTGAAGGTGCTCGACACCTCGTACGCCGAGGGCGCAGGCATCAAGTCGGCCACGTTCGAGGTCACCGCCCCGTACGCGTTCGGCACGCTGTCGGTCGAGGCCGGCACGCACCGCCTCGCCCGCATCAGCCCGTTCGGCTCCGCCGACAAGCGCCAGACCTCGTTCGCCGCCGTCGAGGTCATCCCGCTGATGGAAGAGGCGACCGAGGTCGAGATCCCCGAGAACGACATCCGCGTCGACGTGTTCCGCTCGTCGGGACCGGGCGGGCAGTCGGTCAACACCACCGACTCGGCCGTGCGCCTCACCCACCTGCCGACCGGCATCGTCGTGTCGATGCAGAACGAGAAGTCGCAGATCCAGAACCGCGCGGCCGCCATGCGCGTGCTGCAGACCCGCCTACTGCTGCTGCAGAAGGAAGAAGAGGCGGCGAAGAAGAAGGAGCTCGCGGGCAACATCACCGCGAGCTGGGGCGACCAGATGCGCTCGTACTTCCTCTACGGCCAGCAGCTGGTCAAGGACCTGCGCACCGGGCACGAGTCGGGCAACCCGGCCAGCGTGTTCGACGGCGACCTCGACGACTTCATCTCGGCGGGCATCCGCTGGCGCAAGCGCAAAGAAGAGGACTGA
- a CDS encoding DUF2510 domain-containing protein, with the protein MSVPAGWYDDGSGRQRWWDGEQWTDHFVPETPALPEEGGTVLAGGEAAGEALDAQASAASYEPPVAPGAQESPAAQQDAQPTAAYPPVSDDGYPQSAYGRAPYGQTPYGQEPYGQAPYGQAGYPGAGAYDAQNPYAAPAPYGTDAAYGAYAAPEPGPRKTPVLGYIGLGLAVVGGIIACIPNLVTFGIGSFLLFAAFVVSIIALFIKNTVKWPGIVGLILSVVMGIVASIVLAVTFFASYADDSWNSPSSPYSSQEPWPDESSAPEGSAERPTPEELAPGIETIVADTGSSPFPDEVIVCLSDEFYASEMSDEALQTVAEGSTDFADPMDALDFAKTFTDSASACS; encoded by the coding sequence ATGAGCGTTCCCGCAGGATGGTACGACGACGGATCGGGACGCCAGCGCTGGTGGGACGGTGAGCAGTGGACCGACCACTTCGTGCCCGAGACGCCCGCCCTGCCCGAAGAAGGCGGCACGGTTCTCGCCGGCGGGGAGGCGGCCGGCGAGGCACTGGATGCCCAGGCATCCGCCGCCTCGTACGAGCCTCCGGTCGCACCCGGCGCGCAGGAGAGCCCGGCAGCCCAGCAGGACGCGCAGCCCACGGCGGCCTACCCGCCCGTCTCGGACGACGGCTACCCGCAGAGCGCATACGGCCGGGCCCCGTACGGGCAGACCCCCTACGGCCAGGAGCCGTACGGTCAGGCCCCCTACGGTCAGGCCGGATACCCGGGTGCCGGCGCCTACGACGCCCAGAACCCCTACGCCGCTCCGGCGCCCTATGGCACCGACGCCGCCTACGGCGCGTACGCCGCACCCGAGCCCGGACCTCGCAAGACCCCCGTGCTCGGCTACATCGGTCTCGGCCTCGCGGTCGTCGGTGGCATCATCGCCTGCATCCCGAACCTCGTGACGTTCGGCATCGGTTCATTCCTGCTGTTCGCCGCCTTCGTGGTGTCGATCATCGCCCTGTTCATCAAGAACACCGTGAAGTGGCCAGGCATCGTCGGCCTGATCCTGTCGGTCGTGATGGGCATCGTCGCGTCGATCGTGCTCGCCGTCACGTTCTTCGCCAGCTACGCCGACGACTCGTGGAATTCGCCGTCGAGCCCCTACTCCAGCCAGGAGCCGTGGCCGGACGAGTCGTCCGCGCCCGAGGGCAGCGCGGAACGCCCGACACCCGAGGAGCTCGCTCCCGGTATCGAGACGATCGTCGCCGACACGGGTTCCAGCCCGTTCCCCGATGAGGTGATCGTGTGCCTCAGCGATGAGTTCTACGCATCCGAGATGAGCGATGAGGCCCTTCAGACCGTCGCCGAGGGCAGCACCGACTTCGCCGACCCCATGGATGCGCTCGACTTCGCGAAGACGTTCACGGATTCGGCATCCGCCTGCAGCTGA
- a CDS encoding recombinase family protein encodes MSKHMIGYVRVSTEEQERSGLGVEAQEASIKEACERRGWTFEFFRDLGCSGKHVNPELRRGLDMLSAGQFDGLMVAKLDRLARSVRHASAIIDSAVTQGWALVVLDNALDLTTPGGRAMANMLATFAELERDLIATRTREALAARKARGEHNGRRTAIPAGVLRRIVTSREEHRLSFCRIADALTAEGVLSPTGLPRWHESTVRRAYASATATVTV; translated from the coding sequence ATGAGCAAGCACATGATCGGATACGTCCGCGTCAGCACCGAGGAGCAGGAGCGGTCCGGGCTGGGAGTCGAAGCACAAGAGGCCTCTATCAAGGAGGCGTGCGAGCGCCGGGGCTGGACCTTCGAGTTCTTCCGCGACCTGGGATGCTCAGGTAAGCATGTCAACCCTGAGTTGCGCCGTGGCCTCGACATGCTGTCCGCGGGGCAGTTCGACGGGTTGATGGTTGCCAAGCTCGACCGCCTCGCCCGTAGCGTGCGGCATGCATCCGCCATCATCGACTCGGCAGTCACGCAGGGCTGGGCGCTTGTAGTGCTGGACAACGCGCTCGACCTAACCACGCCGGGCGGACGGGCCATGGCCAACATGCTCGCCACCTTCGCCGAGCTGGAGCGTGACCTGATCGCTACTCGCACCCGTGAGGCGCTGGCCGCACGCAAGGCACGGGGCGAGCACAACGGACGACGCACCGCTATCCCGGCTGGCGTGCTCCGGCGCATCGTCACCAGCCGGGAGGAGCACCGCCTTAGCTTCTGCCGTATCGCAGATGCCCTCACGGCTGAGGGTGTGCTGTCGCCTACCGGCCTACCGCGCTGGCATGAGTCCACAGTGCGCCGCGCATACGCCTCAGCCACGGCGACCGTCACCGTCTGA
- a CDS encoding WhiB family transcriptional regulator: MFTTTDRLSPEDHAFCESLCAGCKVLDLCDTYATTADVRMGFWGGHRHTQKGKQPAGPRTLPGPPRQAST; encoded by the coding sequence ATGTTCACCACGACTGACCGGCTCAGCCCCGAAGATCATGCCTTCTGCGAGTCGCTCTGCGCCGGGTGCAAGGTGCTCGACCTGTGCGACACCTACGCCACCACGGCAGACGTCCGGATGGGGTTCTGGGGAGGGCATCGACACACGCAGAAGGGCAAACAGCCTGCCGGTCCCAGGACGCTCCCGGGGCCACCCCGGCAGGCCAGCACCTAG
- a CDS encoding recombinase family protein produces MDCVIYTRVSIDRTGEALAVTRQEQECRALADRLGLKVMAVHSDNDISATSGKARPGFEAMLKTKPTAIIAWHQDRLLRLTRDLERVITLNVPVYTVTAGTLDLTTPAGRAVARTVAAWSQYEGEQKATRQVAANVQRAANGVRTGRVGYGYRRAGTTVVLDDAEAATIRSAVRRVLHGESLRAICKDLDAQGIPTPGRGAKWNSTTLKQLLLRPSLAGLTVHRGQVVGRTPDDSPRVIDEDTHERLKAALTDPVRRTAPVGRAPKYLLGGIARCGRPTGTLDDKGEPVLCGGVMVRAVGRKTTTKSGGTKRQPPSYVCSACYRVRRIQDLVDKMVEGIVVGRLEMPDAAQLFATGDPVALQEARDSIEAIDARLTNAADMFAAGTIDAAQLTRITERLRADRAQAATALDAALPPAIPADLIGANAGEVWHGLSMDVKRAVMDTLVTVTILPSGSGKAFDPDTVQVVWRS; encoded by the coding sequence ATGGATTGCGTCATATACACCCGCGTCAGCATCGACCGCACTGGTGAGGCGCTGGCCGTGACTCGCCAGGAGCAGGAGTGCCGCGCGCTGGCCGACCGTCTCGGACTCAAGGTGATGGCGGTGCACTCGGACAACGACATCAGCGCCACCAGCGGCAAGGCTCGTCCCGGCTTCGAGGCCATGCTGAAGACCAAGCCCACGGCCATCATCGCTTGGCATCAAGACCGCTTGTTGCGTCTGACCCGGGACCTCGAGCGGGTGATCACACTGAACGTGCCGGTCTACACCGTCACGGCAGGCACCCTGGACCTGACGACACCGGCTGGCCGTGCAGTAGCGCGAACCGTTGCCGCATGGAGCCAGTACGAGGGCGAGCAGAAGGCCACGCGCCAGGTCGCCGCAAACGTGCAACGCGCCGCTAATGGGGTCCGCACTGGACGCGTCGGATACGGATACCGGCGTGCGGGTACCACCGTGGTCCTGGACGACGCTGAGGCTGCGACGATCCGGTCGGCAGTGAGGCGCGTACTCCATGGCGAATCGCTACGAGCGATCTGCAAGGACCTCGATGCACAGGGCATCCCGACCCCTGGCCGTGGTGCAAAGTGGAACAGCACCACCCTCAAGCAACTACTACTTCGCCCCTCGTTGGCAGGGCTGACGGTCCACCGAGGCCAGGTCGTGGGCCGCACGCCAGACGATTCCCCTCGTGTGATTGACGAGGACACGCACGAACGATTGAAGGCCGCGTTGACAGACCCTGTTAGACGGACCGCCCCCGTGGGCAGAGCACCCAAGTACCTGCTGGGAGGCATCGCCCGTTGCGGACGCCCGACCGGCACTTTGGACGACAAGGGCGAGCCAGTGTTGTGCGGCGGTGTGATGGTGCGCGCCGTAGGGCGTAAGACGACCACCAAGTCCGGCGGGACCAAGCGTCAGCCTCCGAGCTACGTGTGCAGTGCGTGCTACCGCGTGCGCCGCATTCAGGATCTGGTGGACAAGATGGTCGAGGGCATCGTGGTTGGGCGACTGGAAATGCCCGACGCCGCACAGCTTTTCGCGACGGGCGACCCGGTAGCTCTGCAAGAGGCTCGCGACTCTATCGAGGCTATCGACGCGCGCCTGACCAACGCGGCCGACATGTTTGCGGCAGGCACGATCGACGCGGCACAGCTCACGCGCATCACCGAACGCCTGAGAGCTGACCGCGCACAAGCCGCCACCGCACTGGACGCCGCACTCCCCCCGGCTATACCTGCCGATCTGATCGGAGCCAACGCGGGCGAGGTGTGGCATGGCCTCAGCATGGATGTCAAGCGCGCGGTGATGGACACCCTCGTGACGGTGACGATCCTGCCGAGTGGGAGCGGGAAGGCGTTCGACCCCGACACCGTGCAGGTGGTCTGGCGTAGCTGA